A section of the Streptomyces sp. CG1 genome encodes:
- a CDS encoding tyrosine-type recombinase/integrase yields MSSQPPSIFRSFRVQLPSRVAYWTVLDGELRIVEAADAFLRHLRFGRDSAESTTESYAGATALYLRWCGESGRPWTTGARHLGMFMVWLRHAPRLPSPTLTPRPVFNGPGIKPVRGPRRVNAVLAAVREFLKYAVGSGAAPAWVIDQLYEIGDSRDLPAEVRGEYGIPRGYAKVRHRLHELDDPVDRASDEEIVALVRACHSARDRLIVLLMARAGIRRGELVGLRRADLHFVLDARPLGCPVPGSHLHIVRRDNTNRAWAKSRSSRTVPVDALLVQAHDQYVIERAGIAAAADSDFLLVNLFRGRIGAPMRLGAINELMTSLSRRARLERRIRPHQGRHGFADNIMAAGGQLDELADLLGHASPLSSQPYLHPSHERLREAVERVPSPRLPRQGE; encoded by the coding sequence ATGAGCTCACAACCCCCGTCGATCTTCCGGTCGTTCCGCGTACAGCTGCCATCCCGGGTCGCGTACTGGACGGTCTTGGACGGCGAACTGCGGATCGTCGAGGCAGCGGACGCCTTCCTGAGGCATCTGCGATTCGGCCGGGACAGCGCGGAGTCCACCACGGAGTCCTACGCGGGTGCCACCGCTCTGTATCTGCGCTGGTGCGGCGAGAGCGGCCGACCCTGGACGACCGGAGCACGTCACCTGGGCATGTTCATGGTCTGGCTCCGGCACGCGCCTCGGCTCCCGTCGCCGACGCTGACGCCGAGACCGGTGTTCAACGGGCCCGGCATCAAGCCGGTTCGCGGGCCACGCCGGGTCAACGCGGTACTGGCCGCGGTCCGTGAGTTCCTGAAGTACGCAGTCGGTAGCGGGGCGGCGCCGGCTTGGGTGATCGACCAGCTCTACGAAATCGGCGACAGCCGTGATCTGCCCGCCGAAGTGCGGGGCGAGTACGGCATTCCCCGCGGCTACGCGAAGGTCCGGCATCGCCTGCACGAGCTGGACGACCCAGTCGACCGGGCCAGCGACGAGGAGATCGTCGCGCTCGTGCGGGCCTGCCACTCGGCCCGCGACCGGCTGATCGTGCTGCTGATGGCCCGCGCCGGCATCCGCCGCGGGGAACTGGTCGGACTGCGCCGCGCCGACCTGCACTTCGTCCTCGATGCCCGTCCGCTGGGCTGTCCCGTCCCGGGCAGCCACCTGCACATCGTGCGCCGCGACAACACCAACCGGGCCTGGGCCAAGTCCCGCAGCTCGCGAACGGTCCCGGTCGATGCCCTGCTTGTCCAGGCCCACGACCAGTACGTCATCGAACGGGCGGGGATCGCCGCAGCCGCCGACAGCGACTTCCTGCTGGTCAACCTCTTCCGCGGCCGCATCGGAGCCCCGATGCGACTCGGAGCGATCAACGAACTGATGACCTCACTCAGCCGCCGGGCCCGCCTGGAACGACGCATCCGTCCGCACCAGGGACGCCACGGATTCGCAGACAACATCATGGCCGCCGGTGGCCAACTCGACGAATTGGCCGACCTGTTGGGCCACGCCTCTCCCCTCTCTTCCCAGCCCTACCTGCATCCCTCGCACGAGCGGCTACGCGAGGCCGTCGAGCGAGTCCCCAGCCCCCGCCTGCCACGACAAGGAGAATGA
- a CDS encoding tyrosine-type recombinase/integrase, whose product MAHTAEATPLVAEPAADTDEAVTTRLRAQMDTDFLTKIGWIEDKQCWRPPSEDPLVGYRVCRIVGCGTVIAHRRTWCYACIKTWKASGLAKEEFQAVHRREVREWDETICAVHRCERPAKNARRKVCTAHLWPYQQSGQSLEEFAARTDLTAYPHPGFCRVALCDWRRYTTQTAEGLCLPHTKRLQAQRRKNPDTQIDLEHWLRSVPARRDARRVDLRGLSPRVVAEILIGLQERYRAGNITEMFRLRLLCTHARTQQASTLEDLVIPIRGIDTLRSTIVKAARLAASDPETERHKDTWNAAVFGYGNQIIDFTKITQPWLREVVKYWVSEEMPRRRGKSVGSVMQSYVASMTRLSASLRLHRTDDHGDIPARLGRSDAISFLNRLAYLTSVGKITLNMRIIDCRNVKRVLNDLRNRGKRMPGDITRILPPEFTFLREDIPHPADDDEPGRALPDRVLAQLCQALPELEERSGPSFRVATELLIDTGRRPDEICRLPWDCLATSADGKSVLIYHDYKNNRPGRRLPIADATAEVVRTQQRLVQARFPDTPLGELALLPAPKRSPTGTRCLTEASLTSIHRPWVNSLPSLLTDGDVEFNKAAVVVYAYRHSYAQRHADAGIPPDVLRDLMGHRSMRTTQIYYRITGKRMRQAVERVAAHQFDRNGQRTWQKIQGALDDEHARLRIGQVSVPFGICMEPSNVKAGGHACPFRFRCLGCGHFRTDASYLPELKDYLNTLLRDRERVLAAGELDPWARTEAAPSDTEISKLRQLIHRVEDSMDDLTDEDREQIKEAANALRRTRQVVDLGMPVIGSFIDQTRNEHHS is encoded by the coding sequence ATGGCCCACACCGCCGAGGCCACCCCGCTCGTCGCCGAGCCGGCCGCCGACACCGACGAGGCGGTCACCACGCGGCTACGGGCCCAGATGGACACCGACTTTCTGACGAAGATCGGCTGGATCGAAGACAAGCAGTGCTGGCGTCCTCCCAGCGAGGATCCGCTTGTCGGCTACCGGGTCTGCCGCATCGTGGGCTGCGGCACCGTGATCGCCCATCGCAGGACGTGGTGCTACGCCTGCATCAAAACCTGGAAGGCCAGCGGGCTGGCCAAGGAGGAGTTTCAGGCAGTACACCGCCGCGAAGTCCGGGAATGGGACGAGACGATCTGCGCGGTCCACCGCTGCGAGAGGCCCGCCAAGAACGCACGGAGGAAGGTCTGCACCGCCCATCTGTGGCCCTACCAGCAAAGCGGCCAGAGCCTTGAGGAGTTCGCCGCCCGCACGGACCTGACCGCCTACCCGCATCCCGGCTTCTGCCGGGTCGCCCTCTGCGACTGGCGCCGATACACCACCCAAACAGCAGAGGGCCTGTGTCTCCCGCATACCAAGAGGCTCCAGGCCCAGCGCCGCAAAAACCCCGACACCCAAATCGATCTGGAGCACTGGCTGCGAAGCGTTCCCGCACGGCGTGACGCCCGCCGGGTCGACCTGCGCGGCCTGTCGCCCCGCGTCGTCGCGGAGATCCTCATCGGCCTCCAGGAACGCTACCGGGCCGGGAACATCACCGAGATGTTCCGTCTGCGGCTGCTCTGCACCCACGCCCGCACTCAGCAGGCCAGCACGCTTGAGGATCTGGTCATCCCGATCCGGGGCATCGACACGCTGCGGTCCACCATCGTCAAGGCCGCCCGCCTGGCCGCCTCCGATCCCGAGACCGAACGGCACAAGGACACCTGGAACGCGGCCGTCTTCGGATACGGCAACCAAATCATCGACTTCACCAAGATCACCCAGCCCTGGCTGCGCGAGGTGGTCAAGTACTGGGTCAGCGAGGAAATGCCGCGTCGCCGCGGCAAATCGGTCGGCTCCGTCATGCAGAGCTACGTGGCCAGCATGACCAGGCTCTCCGCAAGCCTGCGCCTGCACCGCACCGACGACCACGGAGACATCCCCGCCCGGCTCGGCCGAAGTGACGCCATCAGCTTCCTCAACCGCCTCGCCTACCTCACGAGCGTCGGCAAGATCACCCTGAACATGCGGATCATCGACTGCCGCAACGTGAAACGCGTCCTCAACGACCTGCGCAACCGCGGCAAGCGGATGCCCGGCGACATCACCAGAATCCTGCCCCCGGAGTTCACCTTCCTGCGCGAGGACATCCCGCACCCGGCGGACGACGACGAACCCGGAAGAGCTCTGCCCGACCGCGTCCTCGCCCAGCTCTGCCAGGCCCTGCCGGAACTGGAAGAACGCTCCGGCCCGTCATTCCGTGTCGCCACCGAGCTGCTGATTGACACCGGCCGCCGCCCCGACGAGATCTGCCGCCTGCCCTGGGACTGCCTTGCGACCAGCGCCGACGGCAAGAGCGTCCTCATCTACCACGACTACAAGAACAACCGGCCGGGCCGCCGCCTGCCCATCGCGGACGCCACCGCGGAAGTCGTACGCACACAACAACGCCTCGTCCAGGCCCGTTTCCCCGACACCCCGCTCGGTGAACTCGCTCTGCTGCCCGCTCCTAAACGCAGCCCCACCGGCACCCGCTGCTTGACCGAAGCATCGCTCACGTCCATCCACCGGCCCTGGGTCAACTCCCTGCCCTCGCTGCTGACAGACGGCGACGTCGAGTTCAACAAGGCGGCCGTCGTCGTCTACGCCTACCGGCACAGCTACGCCCAACGGCACGCGGACGCCGGAATCCCGCCTGACGTGCTGCGCGATCTGATGGGCCATCGCTCCATGCGGACAACTCAGATTTACTACCGCATTACGGGCAAGCGCATGCGTCAGGCGGTTGAGCGGGTGGCGGCCCACCAGTTCGACCGCAACGGCCAGCGCACCTGGCAGAAGATCCAAGGCGCTCTCGACGACGAGCACGCCCGCCTGCGGATCGGACAGGTCTCCGTGCCCTTCGGGATCTGCATGGAGCCCAGCAACGTCAAGGCCGGCGGCCACGCCTGCCCGTTCCGGTTCCGCTGCCTGGGCTGCGGCCACTTCCGCACCGACGCCTCCTACCTGCCCGAACTCAAGGACTACCTCAACACCCTCCTGCGCGACCGCGAACGCGTCCTGGCCGCCGGGGAACTCGACCCGTGGGCCCGCACCGAAGCAGCCCCGTCCGACACCGAGATCAGCAAGCTCCGCCAGCTCATCCACCGCGTCGAGGACTCCATGGACGACCTCACCGACGAGGACCGCGAACAGATCAAGGAAGCCGCCAACGCATTGCGCCGCACCCGCCAGGTCGTCGACCTCGGCATGCCCGTCATCGGCTCCTTCATCGACCAGACCAGGAACGAACACCACTCATGA
- a CDS encoding DUF3560 domain-containing protein, with amino-acid sequence MPVAIQNGTLLEGSRKGDGVFELVRPHRFWFSRSMPGTLFIRQSRDKRADHWSIRRAAKALRKAGWTVEITLDEDTRRSFAEAEADRVTRAEERTERFTEYAGNAAARSNTAYAGVRQIADGIPMGQPLMPDHHSYRRALRDRERMDAGMRKSIDEGKKAEYFTQRAKASGSYEAFRKNPARTLRRIEKLEAELRGVERRLRGESNNGYTRALTPDTVAELGRRKEEIGYWRHVIAEAEANGFKVWRPDDFVKGDFAKVYGRWFQVLRVNKKTLTVPSILNVHQAVVTPQNSTYGEMTHTVPYDKVFGRRSAKEMERTLAEASSS; translated from the coding sequence GTGCCAGTAGCCATACAGAACGGCACCCTGTTGGAGGGCTCCCGCAAGGGCGACGGGGTGTTCGAGCTGGTCAGACCGCACCGGTTCTGGTTCTCCCGGTCCATGCCCGGCACGCTGTTCATCCGGCAGTCCCGCGACAAGCGGGCAGACCACTGGAGCATCCGCCGCGCCGCGAAGGCCTTGCGCAAGGCGGGGTGGACCGTCGAGATCACCCTCGACGAGGACACCCGCCGGTCGTTCGCGGAGGCCGAGGCCGACCGGGTCACGCGCGCCGAGGAGCGCACGGAGCGGTTCACCGAGTACGCGGGCAACGCTGCGGCCCGTTCGAACACCGCGTACGCGGGTGTCCGCCAGATTGCCGACGGCATCCCCATGGGCCAGCCCCTCATGCCCGACCACCACTCCTACCGCCGCGCCCTGCGCGACCGGGAGCGCATGGACGCCGGCATGCGCAAGAGCATCGACGAGGGGAAGAAGGCCGAGTACTTCACCCAGCGCGCGAAGGCGTCCGGCTCGTACGAGGCGTTCCGGAAGAACCCCGCGCGCACGCTGCGACGCATCGAGAAACTGGAGGCCGAACTCCGGGGTGTGGAGCGGCGGCTGCGCGGCGAGTCGAACAACGGCTACACCCGCGCGCTGACTCCGGATACCGTGGCCGAGTTGGGCCGCCGAAAGGAGGAGATCGGGTACTGGCGGCATGTCATAGCCGAGGCCGAGGCGAACGGCTTCAAGGTGTGGCGGCCGGACGACTTCGTGAAGGGGGACTTCGCCAAGGTCTATGGTCGCTGGTTCCAGGTGCTGCGCGTGAACAAGAAGACGCTCACGGTGCCGAGCATTCTCAACGTGCATCAGGCAGTCGTCACCCCGCAGAACAGCACGTACGGGGAGATGACCCACACGGTGCCTTACGACAAGGTCTTCGGGCGCCGCAGCGCCAAGGAGATGGAGCGCACCCTGGCTGAGGCCAGCAGTTCATAG
- a CDS encoding N-6 DNA methylase, giving the protein MEIGEAVAATWHKQHGGTAIEAPIGVVAALSLVRQKDPSGPDLKTQILSLDGPQLIGMLREIWSLHWMHRPDLIDRARILHEWLNGDVDDHRMYAVRSVAKMALERGLLDLTAHEDPFDRSTTDVLSPVMMCLRSRGAQQGLGEFHTPASVADTMAYSVFVEAMNSYDTLKGAKGGEHIYDPACGSGGLLRSAAQNLRDQGLDPADFQWSMCDVDEIAAACAAVNAIIWDLGPRVTVACDDSLANPNAIEDAWKHARAVVEHRDEVVGKARIIAAMRQTQHLLERATAVAA; this is encoded by the coding sequence ATGGAGATCGGCGAGGCGGTCGCGGCCACATGGCACAAGCAGCACGGCGGCACGGCCATTGAGGCACCGATCGGTGTTGTGGCTGCACTCTCGCTCGTCCGGCAGAAGGACCCCAGCGGCCCGGACCTCAAGACGCAGATCCTGAGTCTGGATGGCCCTCAACTGATCGGAATGCTCCGGGAGATCTGGTCCCTGCACTGGATGCACCGTCCCGATCTCATCGACCGCGCTCGGATCCTGCATGAGTGGCTCAACGGCGATGTCGACGACCACCGGATGTACGCGGTGCGCTCAGTGGCGAAGATGGCGCTGGAGCGCGGGCTGCTCGATCTCACGGCACACGAGGACCCTTTCGACCGCTCCACCACCGATGTGCTGTCGCCGGTAATGATGTGCCTGCGCTCCCGCGGCGCCCAGCAGGGGCTCGGGGAGTTCCACACCCCGGCCTCCGTCGCCGACACCATGGCCTACAGCGTCTTTGTCGAGGCTATGAACAGCTACGACACCTTGAAGGGCGCCAAGGGCGGGGAGCATATTTACGATCCGGCCTGCGGCAGTGGCGGACTGCTGCGTTCGGCCGCGCAGAATCTGCGGGACCAGGGCCTGGACCCTGCCGACTTCCAGTGGTCGATGTGCGACGTCGATGAGATCGCCGCTGCGTGCGCAGCAGTGAACGCGATCATCTGGGATCTCGGCCCGCGCGTAACGGTCGCCTGCGACGACTCTCTGGCGAACCCTAACGCGATCGAGGACGCCTGGAAGCACGCGCGTGCAGTAGTCGAGCACCGGGACGAGGTAGTCGGCAAGGCGCGGATCATCGCTGCCATGCGCCAGACCCAGCACCTGCTGGAGCGAGCTACAGCCGTCGCCGCCTGA